The following is a genomic window from Nitrospira sp..
TCGAGGATTGTTGCGAGGCCGCGCACTTCGCTGTCGCCGGCGGCGAGGACCATGCCCTGAGACTCGATGCCCATGAGTTTCGCCGGCTTCAAATTCGCCACGATGACAATCATCTTGCCGACGAGCGCTTCCGGCTCATACTTCTTGCCGATGCCCGCCACGATCTGCCGTTGCTCCGTGCCAAGCGAGACCTGAAGTTTCAACAGTTTCTCCGATTTTGGGACGCGCTCCGCGCTGATGACCTTTGCGGTCTTCAGCTGGATCTTCATGAAGTCGTCGATGCTGATCTGTGCGGGCGCGGCCGGTGCGGGGGCTGCTGCAGGAGTCGCCGGGGCTGTCGTTGTCGCGGTCGTGGCGGCTGCGGCAGGAACCGGTTGCGGGGTTGCTGTGGTGTCGCTCACTGGTTTGGCTCCTTTTTTCGATGAATCTTTCGGTGTCTTAGCTGCATCTTTGGGCGTTGTTGTTGAGGCAGCTGCGGCGATCTCAATGCGTGGGAACAGGGGAGCTCCCTTGGCGATAGCAAGATCGGCCACGGGGCTGTTCCACTCATAGGCAGCGGCTGGAATGGCTTTGGAGAAGTCAAAGCGGTAGCCGAGTTGCTGGGCCAGCTGTTCCGTCGTCTGCGGCATGAAGGAATGGAGCGAGACGGCCAGCAGGCGCAGGGCGCGGGCAGAGTAATTCAGAACGGTCCTCAGCTTCGGCGCATCGTCCGGATTCTTGGCCAGCTTCCAGGGCGCGGCCTTGTCGATGTATTCGTCGCAGAGGCTGACGAGTTCGCCGATGACCTGTAGATTGTCGCGGAAGGTCAGTGCGGTGAAGCCTCGTTCTAAAGTAGCCGGCAGCTGTGTGGCGGCCTGGGCGATCTTCTCTTCGAGTTCCGGGAGCGCGGGTGGACCGCTGGCCGGAATCTTTCCGTCGGTGAATCGCTCGATCATCGTAAGGGTGCGGCTGAGGAGGTTGCCGATACCGTTGGCCAGGTCGCTGTTGATGCTAGTGACCATGGCGGTTTGAGAAAAGTCTCCGTCTTGCCCGAAGGGTACTTCGCGTAGGAGGAAATAGCGGAAGGCATCGATGCCGTAGGTCTCGACCATCTTGTTGGGATCGACGACGTTGCCGCGGCTCTTGGACATCTTCTCGCCATCCACCGTCCACCAGCCATGCGCGAAGATCGTGTCGGGCAGCGGCAGATTGAGCGCCATCAACATCGTCGACCAATAGACCGCATGGGTCGTGAGGATGTCTTTTCCGACGAGATGGACCGACGCCGGCCAGTAGCGGTCGCGCGATGGAGTGGGGCAGAGATAGTCGAGCGCGGATACATAATTCACCAGCGCATCGAACCAGACGTAGGTGACGTACTCCTGATCGAAAGGCAACTCGATGCCCCATGACAAGCGCGACTTGGGTCTGGAGATCGACAGATCGCCGAGTTTCTGGGTGGTCAGGAATCCCAGGACTTCATTGCGGCGGGACTCGGGCCGGATGAACTGTGGGTGTTGCTTGATGTGGTCGATGAGCCGTTCTTGATATTGGCCCATCTTAAAAAAATAGTTGTACTCGCTGAGTTGCTCGACGGGGCGTTTGCAGTCGGGGCAGAGGCCTCCCGCGACATCTTTTTCAGTCCAGAACCGCTCGTCGAACGTGCAGTACCATCCTGTGTACGAATCTTTATAAATCAGTTGTGCGTCGTAGAGTTCTTGAAGGAATAATTGAACGACTTTTTTGTGTGGCGCATCGGTGGTGCGAATGAAGGCGTCGTTTGAAATGTTCAATCGCTTCCAGAGATCTTGAAACTGCGGCGCGAGCTTATCGCAATGGGTCTGCGGATCGATACCGGCCTTGGCAGCGGCCTGCTGCACTTTCTGTCCATGCTCGTCGAGGCCGGTCAAGAACATGACGTCGCGGCCACGCAGACGCCAGTAGCGCGCGAGGACATCGGCGGCGACGGTGGTGTAGGCGTGGCCGATGTGCGGCACATCGTTCACATAGTAAATCGGCGTCGTGATGTAGAACGCATTCTGATCGCGCATGGCGAGTGGGAAGATACCAGGTTGGCGGCTCCGAATTCTAGGCGGGGCTGCCGACCGGCGCGAGCCCGAGCGCATCGCGGAGTTTGAACAGGCAGGATTCCAGCGTCATGTGGAGATTTAAATTGCGAGTGGCGTTCTGTTGCGAGCGCTCGATCTCTTTCACCAGGTCGAGGAGCAGGGTGAGATCGGTGGAAGCGGCATAGTCTCGGAGCTGGTCCACCTGTTCGAGATGGAGAATCTGATCCTGGTCGCCGCCGACGTGGACGATGATGAGATCCCGGATCCAGCGGCTCAGCCAGGTTAAGGTCTCAACGCCGCGATCGGATTTCGCCAGGCTCTCTGACAGAGTCAGAATCGCGCTGATCGACCGGAGTGTGGCGGGTGCGACGATGGCCAGGCATTCCTGTTGCCACTCGCGCAACGCGGCGACATCCTGCGTGAGGGCTTCGCCGATGCGGCCTTCCGTGACGAGCGCCAGGAGCCGCGCATCCGCCGGCGGGAGTTCACGCTTGAGGATCACGGCCGCTTCGACTTGCGTGCGCGCTGGTGTGGAGAAACGGAGTTGCTGGCAGCGCGAACGGATGGTGATGGGGAGCGCGTTGGGCCTGCCGGTAATCAGGAGAAACAGCGCGTGCCCCGGCGGCTCTTCCAGTGTTTTGAGCAGCGCATTGGCGGCGCCGATGGTCATGCGGTCGGCGTCGTCGATCAGGCAGATTTTCCGCTCGCCCATGAGCGGACGATAGACGAACTGCTGTTCGATCTCACGGATTTGCTCGATCTTGATGGCGGGGTTGGCCAGTTCGCGGTCGGGATCGATGGCGATGAAGTCCGGATGGGTCCGCGCGGCGATCTGCAGGCAGGCGCGGCAGGCGCCGCAATTGTCCAACGCATTCGGCGACGGTGGATGCTCGCAGTTCAAAGCTTGAGCGAGATGGATCGCGGTCAGACGTTTTCCGATCGCGTCTTCGCCGTGGAAGAGATAGGCGTGCCCCAGCCGGTTGTGCGCGACGGCGGCTTGCAGGACCGCGATGGGATGTTCATGACCGGTGATGTCTCGAAAGGGCATCGTGCGCCTATGGTCGAATCAGTGCGTTGTGTCGCCGGTGAGTGAGTTGATGCAGGGAACGTCCGGCCGTTCGGATTGTAGGGAGGGGAGGCCGTGGTTGCAAGATCGGAAATTCCGGTGCCGGGTAGTGGTTA
Proteins encoded in this region:
- a CDS encoding Methionine--tRNA ligase (MaGe:77310316); translation: MRDQNAFYITTPIYYVNDVPHIGHAYTTVAADVLARYWRLRGRDVMFLTGLDEHGQKVQQAAAKAGIDPQTHCDKLAPQFQDLWKRLNISNDAFIRTTDAPHKKVVQLFLQELYDAQLIYKDSYTGWYCTFDERFWTEKDVAGGLCPDCKRPVEQLSEYNYFFKMGQYQERLIDHIKQHPQFIRPESRRNEVLGFLTTQKLGDLSISRPKSRLSWGIELPFDQEYVTYVWFDALVNYVSALDYLCPTPSRDRYWPASVHLVGKDILTTHAVYWSTMLMALNLPLPDTIFAHGWWTVDGEKMSKSRGNVVDPNKMVETYGIDAFRYFLLREVPFGQDGDFSQTAMVTSINSDLANGIGNLLSRTLTMIERFTDGKIPASGPPALPELEEKIAQAATQLPATLERGFTALTFRDNLQVIGELVSLCDEYIDKAAPWKLAKNPDDAPKLRTVLNYSARALRLLAVSLHSFMPQTTEQLAQQLGYRFDFSKAIPAAAYEWNSPVADLAIAKGAPLFPRIEIAAAASTTTPKDAAKTPKDSSKKGAKPVSDTTATPQPVPAAAATTATTTAPATPAAAPAPAAPAQISIDDFMKIQLKTAKVISAERVPKSEKLLKLQVSLGTEQRQIVAGIGKKYEPEALVGKMIVIVANLKPAKLMGIESQGMVLAAGDSEVRGLATILEEVEPGTKVK
- a CDS encoding DNA polymerase III delta prime subunit (MaGe:77310317) yields the protein MPFRDITGHEHPIAVLQAAVAHNRLGHAYLFHGEDAIGKRLTAIHLAQALNCEHPPSPNALDNCGACRACLQIAARTHPDFIAIDPDRELANPAIKIEQIREIEQQFVYRPLMGERKICLIDDADRMTIGAANALLKTLEEPPGHALFLLITGRPNALPITIRSRCQQLRFSTPARTQVEAAVILKRELPPADARLLALVTEGRIGEALTQDVAALREWQQECLAIVAPATLRSISAILTLSESLAKSDRGVETLTWLSRWIRDLIIVHVGGDQDQILHLEQVDQLRDYAASTDLTLLLDLVKEIERSQQNATRNLNLHMTLESCLFKLRDALGLAPVGSPA